In the genome of Arachis stenosperma cultivar V10309 chromosome 2, arast.V10309.gnm1.PFL2, whole genome shotgun sequence, the window CTACAAATACAATAGGAATAAACGTTAAAATACCATTTCATTTGCTCTTCTAGCATTGCTTTTACTACCACCAGCATGTGATACATGAAACTTCTCTCGATTTTTTCTATTTTGCAAGCACTGTTTCTAAAATTTATAATCACAAAAAATAAAGGTAATATTGTtataaaaatacaagaaaaaagatagctgtaataaaaaaaataataataatataacagTACTACTAAAAGAAACATTATTCTATTACCTTTGTCTTAGGATTTGTGTAGTGATGCACAAAAGCCGCCCATTCAATAGGAGGTATATCTGAATCAATCTTAGTTGCTAGaatttcttcttttattttagtaggataaaaataaatattccgTAACGAATATTTGTAGGCTTTCCATTGATCACCCAATGTCCTTAGTGCCCATTTAATGCCAGCAGCATAATCAAACTCAAAGTTTTCCTTcaaaatatttatacataatGTTAAAATTTATATTGTTCATCCCTTTActtattttaacattttaagttaaaaataaaaaataaaaaacagacCTAATGAGTGAAAAAATAAACCAATTCTACacaatgaattttttaaagTAGACCTAATAAAAATATAGCCAGATACATGCACTTTTCCAATAACATTAATATCCTCCTCTcattttatctcttttttaaaACGTACAAATACTATTAATCAAGCTAGCCAGCATGCATTTTTCAAAACACTCATAGTTTATCAACATTGTTTGTATTTCCAACAATACAACCAAATTTAAATAAGGTATCATCACTCTTATTTAATACCAGATCCAATCCTCTTATCTTGTCTATTTCAAGTAGTACTCTCTCGAAAATTCTCTCTTTATTAACTATTCTTaagctgttttttttttaatatttgcaTAACTCACATCTTTTGAGAACATGATATCTAAATAGTTTATGAGTATAAGACATATCAAAATTTTCAAGctaatataatattatcataTTCTAAAATCACAGAagagaaatcaaaataatatacagaaaattaaatggaaaaATATAAGAATTGAACAAAACTAAACATTAAAAATGAAAAGGCgcataaattaaaaagataaaggTAAATTTTAAAAGGCAGAAAAAATTTTGGTTTTTTCTAAAGTATACATACTTACTTCAATATAGTTCCACTGCTTTTTTGTGTTGTCTTCAGGCATCTGATCCCATCTTTGAATTGAAATTGGACACAGCGTTGCTCTACGGGCCATTAAACCCAGAAACCGTACCAATAAATTTGCGCCATTATCTCGACCTTGTCCATGGCCATCAAGTTCCATCATgactttttcttcctttttcaaataCCAAACTTGAATGGCACTCATTTTGTGAGCTGTAATTTCTCCGGTAGAAGTGTCTATAAACGAATGCAAcattgaataaaagaaataaatcaaagattagaacataaaaaaatcacgtaaaaatttgaaattacatCTACCTTTGACATTCACAACTAAAGGGTCGTTATGATCTTTTTTAGTGAGTGCAGTCACTGTATCACGCTCATTCGTCATGTCTATACCCAAAGATCCAGCATCCCCTTGGTCGAGATTTATTTCATCCAAACCCTCTGCAAATTTTTTATTGCTGTTGATATTTTGTGGTTGTCGAAGTTCTGCTAGAAGGGTCTCTCTTGAACTATTACGTTTTTGCTTCATGAGAAAATCTGCCAAAATAAACTAACAAATAACActaaaatgaagaaaaaaaattgttcggtattttttatttggagAATGTTGTCATATGAGACGACTCATATAACGTGTTAAAGGAAGTACCTTCACGTGCTATAGAGTAACAGATTCAAAATAAGACGTGAACAGAGTGATGGGTGGTTATCTTAAGTTTCCGCCAAAGGTATAATAAAAATTAAGCGCACtttgaaattttaaatcttgAATATTCAGAATAGTCATGGTTGTTGTTGCCGtctttttaccttttttttattttgaaaatctttttttaattctactttttattatctattaaataaatcttatattaatttatttctaatacaatagttatttatttatttattttttaacggTCAAATacgattaaaaatttaatttttaatttttaatctatatatttttatctttaatttttgtaataatattaaataacgtaaaaatcattttaataaatatatgacCCTCATAATTTCTCACTACATGTGAATGATGATTCAAACGATGcactataatttaattattttcctATTTTGCACGAAACAATAGTAAGAGTTATACATTAACTCagttttgtaaatatttttacctaaaaaatttaatgtttgttaaattttaattactaagtccatatttaaaatttaattttataagaaaaattataaattttatttaataaattttacacaTTTGTTTATGTTACTacttaataaaattaagaactTTTATAGAAGTGAGTACATAATCattaatttattagtattaATTTTCTTACAAGTAAGATTGACAACTTAATTCAGATATGAATTCATGTCGATcttgaattttaaattaaactagttcattattttgtattttgtgaATCAATTTATTAGAAAGGTGATGAATCAATTTTTGCTTGATCCCTTGAtgtattttgtgcttcttttcttgtttttgttttgaGTTCAGAGTGAAAAgagtgattaaaaaaaaaactaaaaaaaattaatattttagtaaaaaaaaaaattagacaatACTTGGAATGGAAAGTTTATTAAACCTTTAAAAAACCCCATATTAAGGGTAATTTTTagtgtttattttttaatctaagTAGTCAATGATAAATTTTtcaaagaattaataaaaaaagatgtCTTCTATAATTTAAGTTGTTACTAACAGATTTTTCataagtttaataaaaaaaaatagctaATTATCCTCTTATCTTTAGTTTTTGTATTGTCTTTTATTATATTTCTcatagttttattatatttttcataacTTTTGTATTGTGTTTAGTTTTTGTATTGTCTTTAAGCAGAAGGAGAAGGATTCCCAATACCTTCGATTTAGGAATTTATTAGAGTTTTTTTCTCCTTTTACGTTTTAACTTTTATCtatgatatattttaaaatattttattttaaaatgatattcatttattttcatttaatgATTAAATTCAATTAAGAATTTGATTTGTTAGTTTGAgcttgtatattttttattttttatttttgttacaataatataaagtaaaatgtaattaatattataaataaaaatttaaaataaaataaaaataattaatttatttattattaactaatgaaataaaaaattatgtgaaACAAAATGTTACCTAATAAAACGAAGGATATTATGAATAAAAAAGTgattcattaaaataaaaataatataataaaaaattagtactaaatattaattacttgctattgtatttgacaaatttaatttatctttacATACTAACATAGTAAAACATACagtaaaattaatatttatctacaataataattataaaggAAATAATTAATAGTATATTCTAATTAAataatagtataaataaaaaatttaatttataatttcataaaataatttaaaaaaaaataattatacataTAATAAGAGTACAGTACTCACAAATATATGTAGTGagtattaaattatataaataaaaaactaattttttacttatcttcaattatttaaatttaacaaataataaaataatttattttttgtaaaaaatttactgaaaattttttttacttcaaaattactaattttttattacttatccaaattattttatcttagttagataaattttatctttataattaacttaattattagaatataacttttatttttataattatttgttttatctaattttttttatatttttaaatttaatttcataaatatgTGTTGATGTTaggatatttaaaaaaatattataaattgatCATGGAAAACAAACAGAAAGAAGTAAGAGAAGAggttataatttgatttttatttttaggagAAGAGACAaaacacttttattaaaataatgagGAATATAAACTTTAAATTGAAAAGCTACGATAAATATTGTTTGTGGTAAAATGTTAAATTTTAGCCACTGTGACAATGTTTCGTGCTAAATATAAGACACgttcatttatttttatcacgTTTCAGTGTTCGTGGTTAAAATTTAGTGGCTAGACTCCGTTTTTGTGGTAGTGATTaggaagaaaattaaaaaaatgatacaaATTAACGTACAAATATTTTTATCGTAAGTTATTAtgattctttaaaaaaatatatttatcaaaaaattataaataatataagttggtttaaaattatatcaatgTTATTAAATCTCAACTCATTATtctagtcacaaaaaaaaaaaaaaaactcaactCATTAAAATATGATCGTTATTATATATTCATGAGTGATAAATGTTTGATGGACCATTTACATTATTTAAGACTGACCCACAATccttgttttatatatatatacacgaaTAGATATGTGGTtgatttttaaatattgatagAATATTTTTGTTTCATTATCATTAAAACGAATTGAAAGACAaacttttattatttgaatgtgcttatttatgattttatcaGAAGTTATTATCGAATTCGATCATAACATGTATTATTTCAtaaacattttattttcataaatggaaaataaacaAGGGGAATAAAGGAGAGGTGTGCATCTTGAGCATCTCCATTTGCTAGACTCTCATTCGCGAAATCGATCGATCATCGTTTTCAATAAACAAAACCATTGGCATTTGGACAAAACATTCGTTTTCCAAATCCAACAAAGAACAAAGATCAATTTATAATTTAGactaaaatgataaataaatttttaaaaaaattatcagttTAAATAGATTAGTAGTAGTTGtagatatattatttttaaattaatttctataattaaaataaaaaattttaatttaaattaatttatctaaatttactattctaaaaaaatttattaatattttttttaaattaatctatataaatttttaaaagtttatttatcattttactCCAATCTATGTATTATGGGGTCCATAAAGTACTTTACAAGTGTCAATTTGGATTATGTGAGTTTGATAGCTAAATTCCAACTTTATAACAAACATGGGACTTACATATTTCCAGCTTGTAGATTTTATTTCATATATACAGTCTTCAAAATTTCTGTCACCATCCCAAGATATTATTAAAAGCTTATATTAGGACAATttacatatttaaataaaatcagAAAAATCTTTATCTAAATACACAAATCAAAAAATTGTTACGTATTTGTGTAAAATGCATTATTATGTAAACTGTGGGAGCCAACCACGGTTTTTGATTTGTACATAAACAGTGGCTGACAGAGACGGATTACGTGTTGAAACAAAATGATCATAAACCCTGGTAGGCTACCACGGTTTATAAATGTaagaaaatcttcataaaaccTTGCTGCCAGCAACGGTTTATGAAGAAAAGGTAATTGGCATAAATCCTTGTAGCCTCCAACGGTTTATGAGGAGGgaatatctatatatatgtggGTGAGATTCAACCTGTATGAGAGATcattttacatatatttttaaaatataatatagatacatttttaattatattaataagaCGATTAATTTACGTCTGAATTCACAATATAAGAGTAACTTTTGTGAAATACGTTGAAGAGGATAAAAGTGTGTTTCAGTACTTTGAACGATGTTCTTTGATATTTGACAGCTTTTTTTCGTTCATTAGAAGCAAAAAATTATAACTTCTGCATTTACTCAACCCATGTACGTTGTTGCTGTTATTATTGGTTTTTCCataattttttctaa includes:
- the LOC130962560 gene encoding uncharacterized protein LOC130962560, giving the protein MTNERDTVTALTKKDHNDPLVVNVKDTSTGEITAHKMSAIQVWYLKKEEKVMMELDGHGQGRDNGANLLVRFLGLMARRATLCPISIQRWDQMPEDNTKKQWNYIEENFEFDYAAGIKWALRTLGDQWKAYKYSLRNIYFYPTKIKEEILATKIDSDIPPIEWAAFVHHYTNPKTKKQCLQNRKNREKFHVSHAGGSKSNARRANEMEKKLGRPVCRSEVILSTLVKKNGNYVNGGHILAEQILEHLPEDQERAAAEGVPSKVLAHPNDAIGKVFGAENVGHVRGFSSAVCPVGFGKSKRIFGFTTGGVSSNVSQQHVLNLEKQVETLEKKLDGYEETKIQLAALHKFLSSKYGDEVPSMSGDMSDI